The genome window GTCAAAGTCCCGAGCGATCTCTAAGGCATTCTGCGAGGTAAATCGCTCCTCAAATCCGATAACCTCTACATGGGGGTTGATATCCAGGATGGTCTCTTTGGCAGATTCAAGCTTAGAACGCCCTACGTCGTTAGTGCCGTGGATAACCTGGCGTTGAAGGTTGGTTAAGTCCACAGCGTCAAAATCTACGAGGCCAATAGTGCCTACACCAGCTGCGGCGAGATAGAGGGCGAGTGGAGACCCAAGGCCACCGGCACCGATCAACAGCACTTTCGCCGCCCTCAACCTCTTCTGTCCTTCCAGCCCGACCTCCGGCAAAATAAGATGGCGGCTGTAGCGTAATATCTCCTCATTACTAAAGCTAACGGCCTCTACGCGCTCCTCCGGCAAAAGAGCGTTTGGGTTGATCCGAGCTGTCTCTACTCCCACCCCCCCAGCAATGGAGGGCACAATACTCAGCTCATCAGCATCGGTCACCGGTGTCTCTAAGCCCTGCAAAGCGCGTGTGTCGTCGGCTCCCTTGTAGATGTTAACAAAGTGACGCAGCTCGCCCTTATCGTTATACAGATGCTTTCTCAGATCGGGGTAACGCTCCAGTAGCTGATCTAAAGCCTCCTTGACGGTAGTTCCCCCTACGCTAATCTCGTCGTTTCCGCCAACAAACTGCTGTAGTGATGTGGGCACAAGTATTTTAGGCATTGTCTCTTCCCTCTTCATGAACTGATACGATCTCTATAGGCTCTTCTAAAAAGGCATCGCCGGCTTCGTTGAGTTGCCAGGCGGTTAACTCTTGTGGCTCACCCCGCCGCACAGAGAGAATACAGTAGATATACCACGGCGACGCCCACTCCCTATCAAAGTCGCTTGGGAGCGCCGGGTGATCGGGATGTGAGTGATAGAACCCTAAAACCTTTATCCCGGTCTTTCGCTCCTCGCGCAGCAGCTGAAACATGGTGTTCGGCGAAACGAGGTAGCGCCGCTCCTGCCCTGGCACACTTTCAATGGCCTCTCCGCGCAGACTGGCCTCCCAAGAGGGATCAAATGTATTTGGCAGCGGTCTTGCTT of Chthonomonas calidirosea T49 contains these proteins:
- a CDS encoding M67 family metallopeptidase, with the protein product MIRIPKCVEEAIHTHGAKDYPRECVGALLGQLDGEIRIVQEARPLPNTFDPSWEASLRGEAIESVPGQERRYLVSPNTMFQLLREERKTGIKVLGFYHSHPDHPALPSDFDREWASPWYIYCILSVRRGEPQELTAWQLNEAGDAFLEEPIEIVSVHEEGRDNA